The following proteins are co-located in the Panthera tigris isolate Pti1 chromosome F2, P.tigris_Pti1_mat1.1, whole genome shotgun sequence genome:
- the PUF60 gene encoding poly(U)-binding-splicing factor PUF60 isoform X7: MATATIALGTDSIKMENGQNTTAKLGLPPLTPEQQEALQKAKKYAMEQSIKSVLVKQTIAHQQQQLTNLQMAAQRQRALAIMCRVYVGSIYYELGEDTIRQAFAPFGPIKSIDMSWDSVTMKHKGFAFVEYEVPEAAQLALEQMNSVMLGGRNIKVGRPSNIGQAQPIIDQLAEEARAFNRIYVASVHQDLSDDDIKSVFEAFGKIKSCTLARDPTTGKHKGYGFIEYEKAQSSQDAVSSMNLFDLGGQYLRVGKAVTPPMPLLTPATPGGLPPAAAVAAAAATAKITAQEAVAGAAVLGTLATPGLVSPALTLAQPLGALPQAVMAAQAPGVITGVTPARPPIPVTIPSVGVVNPILASPPTLGLLEPKKEKEEEELFPESERPEMLSEQEHMSISGSSARHMVMQKLLRKQESTVMVLRNMVDPKDIDDDLEGEVTEECGKFGAVNRVIIYQEKQGEEEDAEIIVKIFVEFSIASETHKAIQALNGRWFAGRKVVAEVYDQERFDNSDLSA; this comes from the exons GGGACGGACTCCATCAAGATGGAGAACGGGCAGAACACAACCGCGAAGCTGGGACTGCCTCCTCTGACGCCCGAGCAGCAAGAGGCCCTCCAGAAG GCCAAGAAGTATGCCATGGAGCAGAGCATCAAGAGCGTGCTGGTGAAGCAGACCATCGCGCACCAGCAACAGCAGCTCACCAACCTGCAG ATGGCAGCTCAGCGGCAGCGGGCGCTGGCCATCATGTGTCGGGTCTACGTGGGTTCCATCTACTATGAGCTTGGGGAGGACACCATTCGCCAGGCTTTTGCTCCCTTCGGACCCATCAAGAGCATTGATATGTCCTGGGACTCCGTCACCATGAAGCACAAG GGCTTTGCCTTTGTGGAGTACGAGGTCCCAGAAGCTGCGCAGCTCGCCTTGGAGCAGATGAACTCAGTGATGCTAGGAGGCAGGAACATCAAG gtGGGCAGACCCAGCAATATAGGGCAGGCCCAGCCTATCATAGACCAGCTGGCTGAGGAGGCGCGAGCTTTCAACCGCATCTACGTGGCTTCTGTGCACCAGGATCTTTCCGACGATGACATCAAGAGCGTATTTGAGGCCTTTGGCAAGATCAAATCTTGCACACTGGCCCGGGACCCCACAACTGGCAAGCACAAGGGTTATGGGTTCATTG AGTATGAGAAGGCCCAGTCATCCCAGGATGCCGTGTCTTCCATGAACCTGTTTGATCTGGGTGGCCAGTACTTGCGGGTGGGCAAGGCTGTCACACCCCCCAtgcccctgctcacacctgcCACACCCGGAGGCCTCCCACCTGCTGCTGCCGTGGCCGCAGCTGCAGCCACAGCCAAGATCACAGCTCAG GAAGCAGTGGCTGGAGCAGCGGTGCTGGGTACCCTGGCCACTCCTGGACTGGTGTCCCCTGCACTGACTCTGGCCCAACCTCTGGGGGCTTTGCCCCAGGCTGTCATGGCTGCCCAGGCGCCAGGAGTCATCACAG GTGTGACCCCAGCCCGGCCTCCCATTCCGGTCACCATCCCCTCTGTGGGAGTGGTGAACCCCATCCTGGCCAGCCCCCCGACGCTGGGTCTCCTGGAGcccaagaaggagaaggaggaggaggagctctTCCCTGAGTCGGAGCGGCCAGAGATGCTCAGCGAGCAGGAGCACATGAGCATCTCCGGTAGTAGTGCCCGCCACATGGTGATGCAGAAGCTGCTCCGAAAGCAGGAG tCCACGGTGATGGTTCTGCGTAACATGGTGGACCCCAAGGACATCGACGATGACCTGGAGGGGGAGGTGACCGAGGAGTGTGGCAAGTTTGGTGCTGTGAACCGTGTCATCATATACCAGGAGAAGCAGGGCGAGGAGGAGGACGCAGAGATCATCGTCAAGATTTTTGTGGAGTTTTCCATAGCCTCCGAGACTCACAAGGCCATCCAGGCCCTCAATGGGCGCTGGTTTGCTGGCCGCAAGGTGGTGGCTGAAGTGTATGACCAGGAGCGTTTTGATAACAGTGACCTTTCTGCGTGA